Proteins from one Sphingomonas sp. HF-S4 genomic window:
- a CDS encoding lipase family protein yields the protein MRRTSEQRRIAATIAMALLVQPSVAQAQAGDGGVSRFYAWSRPVPAAGRVLRREALPDAMLPEGAARGERILYASTTDFGGERAVAVSGIVLLPKGKAPRGGWPVVAWAHGTTGTADVCAPSWTGYRDQDKQMLNAWLAAGFAVAATDYEGLGTPGVHPYMMLGSAARGVLDSVRAARRMFGFSRRVIIVGHSQGAHAAFGAGLLQRGYAPELDLRGVAVTGLPAEGGFAPLDTGRASAISRAAPIDPGTRRDPVRRLDMTRFDSWYVVTLKYFPTYAAAVPGFTLDDWVTPRTRAILNDFDRGCSSDKVAPVFAERPHPSALLKQDVSAIEETLSRWRRYPTPRFAVPVFLGIGRHDSATAPELSFNVARAACVEGSRMTVRFYDEATHATVVPQAQADILAFAAAAMAARALPGNCGGLAWPGRG from the coding sequence ATGAGGCGGACCTCGGAACAGCGGCGTATCGCCGCGACGATCGCGATGGCGCTGCTCGTGCAGCCGTCCGTCGCGCAAGCGCAGGCAGGCGACGGCGGCGTCTCTCGGTTCTACGCATGGTCGCGGCCGGTCCCCGCCGCGGGTCGGGTCTTGCGGCGCGAGGCTTTGCCCGATGCGATGCTGCCCGAGGGCGCGGCACGTGGCGAGCGGATCCTCTACGCCTCGACCACCGACTTCGGCGGCGAACGTGCGGTCGCCGTCTCCGGGATCGTGCTGCTTCCCAAGGGGAAGGCGCCCCGCGGCGGCTGGCCGGTCGTGGCCTGGGCGCACGGTACCACCGGCACCGCCGATGTCTGCGCGCCGTCCTGGACCGGCTATCGCGACCAGGACAAGCAAATGCTGAACGCCTGGCTCGCCGCGGGCTTTGCCGTCGCCGCCACCGATTATGAGGGCCTGGGGACGCCCGGCGTGCATCCCTATATGATGCTGGGATCGGCCGCGCGCGGCGTGCTCGATTCGGTACGGGCCGCGCGGCGGATGTTCGGGTTTTCGCGTCGTGTGATCATCGTCGGGCATTCGCAGGGTGCCCACGCCGCATTCGGTGCTGGCCTTCTCCAGCGAGGCTACGCACCCGAACTCGACCTGCGCGGGGTGGCCGTAACCGGGCTCCCCGCCGAGGGCGGCTTCGCACCGCTCGATACCGGCCGCGCCAGCGCAATCTCGCGCGCCGCGCCGATCGACCCCGGAACCCGCCGCGATCCGGTCCGCCGGCTCGACATGACGCGCTTCGACAGCTGGTATGTCGTCACCCTCAAATATTTCCCCACCTATGCCGCCGCCGTCCCCGGCTTCACCCTCGATGACTGGGTGACGCCGCGCACCCGCGCAATCCTCAACGATTTCGACCGCGGCTGCAGCTCGGACAAGGTGGCGCCCGTCTTCGCCGAACGTCCGCATCCGAGCGCGCTGCTCAAGCAGGACGTGTCGGCGATCGAGGAGACACTCTCGCGCTGGCGTCGCTATCCCACGCCGCGCTTCGCCGTGCCGGTCTTCCTCGGCATCGGCCGCCACGATAGCGCGACGGCGCCCGAACTCTCGTTCAACGTCGCGCGCGCCGCCTGCGTCGAGGGTTCGCGCATGACCGTGCGCTTCTACGACGAGGCCACGCACGCCACGGTGGTGCCGCAGGCCCAGGCGGACATCCTCGCCTTCGCCGCCGCAGCGATGGCGGCGCGCGCGCTGCCGGGCAATTGCGGCGGGCTCGCCTGGCCCGGACGCGGCTGA
- a CDS encoding helix-turn-helix domain-containing protein, whose protein sequence is MDRGVPIRSLSRGIAVLKAINRMGAMSLMEICEYCAMPYATTSRIVQTLVAEGLIAREPGRKQYRATGLVRALAQGFEGSGRLATAARPHILELTRRIGWPVSVTVRIGPNMVVEDSSHHHTTMTFSSPDPGYSLPVLECAAGLAYLSSLAEPKFRDIVAGLRAMELPDAKYALDLLVEGDLRAQIRAHGFATRANVPYTRHPGKTSGIAMPVFDRGEATGAMTVIYFASAMRTAEAANRLVPEMRATVAAIEASLAALD, encoded by the coding sequence ATGGATAGGGGCGTGCCGATCCGCTCGCTCAGCCGCGGGATCGCGGTGCTCAAGGCGATCAACCGCATGGGCGCGATGTCGCTGATGGAGATCTGCGAATATTGCGCAATGCCCTATGCTACCACCTCGCGGATCGTGCAGACGTTGGTCGCCGAGGGACTGATCGCGCGCGAGCCGGGGCGGAAGCAGTATCGGGCGACCGGGCTGGTCCGCGCGCTGGCGCAGGGCTTCGAGGGATCGGGCCGGCTGGCCACGGCGGCGCGGCCGCATATCCTGGAGCTCACCCGCCGGATCGGCTGGCCGGTCTCGGTGACGGTGCGGATCGGGCCAAACATGGTGGTCGAGGATTCGAGTCATCACCACACGACGATGACCTTTTCCAGCCCCGATCCGGGCTATAGCCTGCCCGTGCTGGAATGCGCGGCCGGCCTCGCCTATCTGAGCAGCCTCGCCGAGCCAAAGTTCCGCGACATCGTCGCCGGGCTGCGCGCGATGGAATTGCCCGACGCCAAATATGCGCTCGACCTGCTGGTGGAGGGCGATCTGCGCGCGCAGATCCGCGCGCACGGCTTCGCGACGCGGGCTAACGTGCCCTATACCCGCCATCCCGGAAAGACCTCGGGGATCGCGATGCCGGTGTTCGATCGTGGCGAAGCGACCGGCGCGATGACGGTGATCTACTTCGCCAGCGCGATGCGCACTGCCGAGGCCGCCAACCGGCTGGTCCCCGAGATGCGCGCCACCGTCGCCGCGATCGAGGCGAGCCTGGCGGCGCTGGATTAG
- a CDS encoding MFS transporter: MATIAASETGQGGAKPLSLKACIGWGMGTLAVAALFNSVNVLLLRYLVDHVGIGAALAGTLVAGSKLYDAVIDPIVGSASDRTRSKHGRRRPFVLAGGVMLAIAALLLFNVPGGFDGTAAVIYVGIALLFYSTAYAVFSVPYMAMPAEMTTDYHERSRLISFRVYAVGAASLVATFVGPLLIARGGGGQSGHTMMSLFVATLAIVGTVYCFRATRDAPFHYGSEHVRLGIVEKIRQLAGNTPFMLLLVIKMLQLTALAVTQAATPFLFKQVLGFSDTMLGLYFLVFYVSMMLSQQVWMRFGRTMGKRKIYLISTALYALMYLSWYFVVSGEPVYLTFLRAIGLGATAGAVLLFGQSLLPDTMEWDYRRTGLRREGVLSAVYTIVEKLAFAVGAALTGILLGASGYVRATGAAGVTQPQSAVNAIYFLASFAPMILLALSCVALWYYDLSEEKLRGEEA, translated from the coding sequence ATGGCGACGATAGCGGCAAGCGAGACCGGACAAGGCGGCGCCAAGCCGCTGTCGCTCAAGGCCTGTATCGGCTGGGGGATGGGCACGCTCGCGGTCGCGGCGCTGTTCAACTCGGTCAACGTGCTGCTGCTGCGCTATCTCGTCGACCATGTCGGGATCGGCGCGGCGCTGGCGGGGACGCTGGTGGCGGGATCGAAGCTGTACGATGCCGTGATCGACCCGATCGTCGGCAGCGCCAGCGATCGGACTCGATCGAAGCACGGCCGCCGCCGCCCGTTCGTGCTCGCGGGCGGGGTGATGCTCGCGATCGCCGCACTGCTGCTGTTCAACGTGCCCGGCGGGTTCGATGGCACCGCGGCGGTCATCTATGTCGGGATCGCTTTGCTCTTCTATTCGACGGCCTATGCGGTGTTCAGCGTGCCGTACATGGCAATGCCCGCCGAGATGACGACCGACTATCACGAGCGCTCGAGGCTCATCTCGTTCCGCGTCTATGCCGTGGGTGCGGCGAGCTTGGTCGCGACCTTTGTCGGGCCGCTGCTCATCGCGCGCGGCGGCGGCGGGCAATCGGGGCACACGATGATGTCGCTGTTCGTCGCGACGCTCGCCATCGTCGGCACGGTCTATTGCTTCCGCGCGACCCGCGACGCGCCGTTCCACTACGGCAGCGAGCATGTCCGCCTCGGCATCGTCGAGAAAATCCGCCAGCTCGCGGGGAACACGCCCTTCATGCTGCTGCTGGTGATCAAGATGCTGCAATTGACCGCGCTGGCGGTCACTCAGGCGGCGACGCCGTTCCTGTTCAAGCAGGTGCTCGGGTTCAGCGACACGATGCTCGGGCTGTATTTCCTCGTCTTCTACGTCTCGATGATGCTGTCGCAGCAGGTGTGGATGCGGTTCGGCCGCACGATGGGCAAGCGCAAGATCTATCTGATCTCCACTGCGCTCTACGCGCTGATGTACCTAAGCTGGTATTTCGTCGTGAGCGGCGAGCCGGTCTATCTCACCTTTCTCCGCGCGATCGGCCTGGGTGCCACGGCGGGCGCCGTTCTGCTGTTCGGCCAGTCGCTGCTCCCCGATACGATGGAGTGGGACTATCGCCGCACCGGGCTTCGCCGAGAGGGGGTGCTGTCGGCGGTGTACACGATCGTCGAGAAGCTCGCCTTCGCGGTCGGCGCGGCGCTTACCGGCATCCTGCTCGGCGCCTCCGGCTATGTCCGCGCAACCGGCGCGGCGGGGGTCACCCAGCCGCAGTCCGCGGTCAATGCGATCTACTTCCTCGCCTCGTTCGCGCCGATGATCCTGCTCGCGCTGAGCTGCGTCGCTTTGTGGTATTACGACCTGAGCGAAGAAAAGCTGCGCGGCGAGGAGGCCTGA